The Manis javanica isolate MJ-LG chromosome 13, MJ_LKY, whole genome shotgun sequence region gagcgaccccagctccagcacacactcacactcatggGGGTTCTTGGGCCACGGCCGCCGccctgagagggtcaggggaggtccctctgcctcccagggtgccctgagcacccactgtcacctggctatcaccaTGGCTCCTCTCACATGACCGGGTGGGGTGGGCACAAAGCTGAAGCGCATCTTGGGCTTCCTGGACCCTGCTCACCAGGGAGGCCCACACCCCAGGGTGACGGCAACCCTCCACGTCCACATGAGGAGCCCGAGGCCACAGAGGGGCAGTGACaggctcaggggacccaggggacAAGCCGACCTTGCTTGGccacaggccccacccctgctgctgactccacaccagccccagccctgacggGGGTCTGttctctgggtcctcactggatgccaTCAGCTCCCCCCCTCTCAAGCCTGCCCCCAAGCTGGGACACAGCgcggcagaggacttgcccccaaggacccctcccttccagacctctagcctccatttaccTTGAACAGCCGCTTCCTGTGCACCCAGTTGTCCCGcgttttcagtttttcatataACGCCAGGCAGACgctaaggggaggggagaggaggagggacacaTGCGGCCAGCAGGCGGAGAGTCTCGGGGCCGACCCCTTTTCCCGGGGATCCTAGAAGGCCCGCTGGCCCGCAGGAGGCTTTccaccacggccctgagccctgggaatcCGTGGCCCGGGGAGGGGGCTGCGTGTTTCCACCCGGGGCCTCCATTCCCTGTTCTCCCGGGGGCGAATCTGCTTGGGGCCAGGTCGccgtccttggggcagagacctcctgctgcagagcacaagctccagatctccaatgggcttcaccccacacctgacattgcagGGAACTGATTCCTGTGGGGGAACCcgtggcctaacccacaggggctcCAAGAGCCCAGCATCCCTGTCCTTAggctctgccgcctcccaggaagtcccagcccaCTGAGGGACACTGCCAGACGTAGGGGcgtccctgtccactcaggtgcccTGGTCCCGGGGACAGGCCTACCCACCAGGACACATGACCCCAGGTGCTGTGCAGACGATGAATAGCAGGGCGCTGCAGGGCGGACAGAATGGCACGGAGGGCAATGTGGTTCCTGAGGCTCAGactctcctgggagggaagacagagctgagagcgtggcctgcttctctgctctatgccccatgaactcctgtccttaaggagacacgcacccagggagcccagcacacctggtacctgctgagcagccctcctgggtggaggactgcggctcaacccaaggaaggggcctgggatggctgtcccacccccGGGGCCTGCGAGTCCAGGTCCACAcacccctggcaggagggcccagggaccGTACAGGGCAGACCATAGGAACCCATCCTCAGGAGCGGACAACGGAGAGGAGCAGTTTCCAAGATGCCAGGGTGGACCCCGGGGGCCGTCCCACGACATACCATGGCCACCcagatccagaactccaccactcgtGCCCTCTCCTGGGCCATCATGCTCGGGGTCATgaggcaggtggtggtgaccACATTGATCAAGGTGTCACATTCCATCAGGAGCCTCTGTATGGTGGGAGCCAGGCACCCAGTGTCTCCCATCTGTGGCTGGTCCTGAATGAACTTCTTACATTCCAAAATGTCCTTATACAGCCCCTGGGGATCACAAGGGGTgtcatccagctgtgcccctggtgcccccGTGCCCAGGCTGAGTCACCgctcagagctggagcccaggcagctggggacgtgctgtgagccttgtggcggTCCAGGTTTCAGACCCTGTCCACTGAGGCGCCCAGGACCggatgcacaggaccccacagtggtggggaacggaggggctctgctcacaggcaccctcactcacctcctccctgcagcacaaggcagctcacgcCTGCCCaacctggggcatctgcctcccatgctgccaccccgtggatcccgCTCCCCACTCAGGCGCAGTTTCCCCCAAAACAACTCCCCCAGGGCCTTTcgtggtgtctgtgtctcccatgcAGTCACGTCCATGGCAGGGGCTGCTGAGGTGCGGAGGCTGCGGaggcctgccaggccaatggcccggggacctaaggccctggcagcacctccctgagcacccctcccctgccctgcccctcccagcccggccaggccctgcccaccttccctccgctcctcctcattggtctgcaaggatcCCTAAGGGCCAGCCCTACTGTCCCCGTGTGGTCAGTgagggcttgggggtgaggagagtctcCCAGGGCACATGGTGAAatccgtggggaagctgggacgtgcgcccagatcacaggagtccacgtcagggGAGGGCCGGTCTagggcagcccgtgacacagggaaggcccccgcccccggccccccTCCCCGAGAGCCCGCTCCGCTCACCAGAAAGCGCAGGCTCAGCTGCTGGCCCACCAGGCGGGGAGGAAACACCAGGATGGGCGGCTCGTCCTCCCTCAGCACATTCCGGGTGCTCAcggcacaggggctggtgggctccggGTCCAGCTCTACCTTGGCTAGGCCCTGTGCCGTGCCTGCGGGTGCCACGGGCCCCGCGTCTAAGgtctcatggggctccagctcggggcctgAGACCCCTCCTAGGATGTCCCAGGGGCTGGCGGGCTCTGGATCTGGACCTGGCTCTGCCACGCCTGGTGCCATTCCAGcaggtgccctgggccccaggcccgcgggctcatggggctccagctcagggcctggcccctgggctgaggccactgctgggacgtCCTCTGGCTCTGCAgcggctgaagcaggtgacacctcCCGTCGCTCCAGCAcgggggtctcagggagctcccgGACGGGCTCCAGCCACGCAGCCGGCCCTGCccgtgtctctggagccagctgcatatgccgtgggtctggagcaggacacagagagacGGTCACCCCGGGCCTGATTCCCCGCGCCTTACAATGACAGAAGAGCCCTCACTGTCTTGgagggaaccccagtccgggaagcccacGGTCCTCTGgccgcagcccctcaccttccagctccgccaccgtgggccccaggtgttcctcctggaccaagtggtggaggacttggcccaCCAGGGTGGATGACAGCTGGCTGGCATCAATGGTGCTGGGCGcatgctcgggctcccaggcaaggTGCCTAGCCCATccaatcctggggctggggtaaggcctgggggtggcagagtgagaagcctggtccttccagccacactgccctccgggtccacccttgtgtgggcctggcctctgtgcactcccctgcctgtccaggcacctgcccctcccccttcctgaccctgcgtgtctgtcctgggaccccatcctcgcccatcctcccgaataggaagtccccagtcgtcAGCCCGCCCATGGGATTCCAaagatgagtgacctgctgggcCCTGCGGtgggctcctggggctccagctcaggtcctgccagCGGGGATGAGGCccctgctgggacatcctccagctctgcaggggctgaggcaggtgaCACCTCCcgtcgctccagcacaggggtctcagggagctcctggacgggcTCTAGGCACGAAGCCGGCCCTCCCCGTGTCTCTGGGGCCGGCTGCGTCTGccgtgggtctggagcaggacacagaggaagGGTCGCCCCGGGCCTGATTCCCCGCGCCTCACAATGACAGAagagccctcactgccttgaagggaaccccagtctgggaagcccaccctagacgtcccctggctgcagcccctcaccttccagctccgccaccgtgggccccaggtgctcctcctggaccaagtggtggaggacttggcccaCCAGGGTGGATGACAGCTGGGTGAGATGGACGCTGGGCGCAcgctcgggctcccaggcaaggcACCCAGCCCgtcccatcctggggctgggggaaggccagagggtggcagagtgagaagcctggtccttccagccacactgccctccctgcccacccttgtgtgggcctggccgctgtgcactcccctgcctgtcccggcacctgcccctcccccttcctgaccctgcgtgtctctcctgggaccccatcctctcccatcctcccaagtaggaagtccccagtctTGTCAGCCCGCCCATGGGAATCCGAAGATGAGTGacctcctgggctctgctgtgcgCCCCCTGCCCCAAGGCCTACACGCCTCCTCCCCCCGTTCTGTGACACGGGCAGTGCTCCCTCTGGACCCAGTGAATGCTCACGTTTTCAGTTCCTCCTCTGACCCATCATGCCCCCCGTTACATGACGAGGCCGTGAGGGCATCGCCCGTGACGCTTCCCGGCTGTGAcctgcggatgacgcctgaagtgactgcccgactccaCCCGGGACGGGGTCCCAGTactgtgtctgcttccttcactcagttatgCCAAGTGTCCCCAAAGGGTCTGCACAAAATGGGCCCTGCATAgctattgttgctgaaggaagtccccCCAGAACCTTCTCGGGTacccctctgctgtccccagaggtCCCTCGTGTGGCCACGGTGAGGAAGAGGACTGGGCCCAGCCGCACGGAATCGCAACCCTCCGTTCCAAAAGGCTGCttcccatgtgcttttccaaatgagccaggctccaggccactgacAGGTGAGGCCAAAGGCTTCTCATCGGGTACAGAGAGGTAAGCCCCgaagtggcccagcttggccggCAGTCCTTTCTGCACTGCCAGGCACCAGGGGAGCCCCTCTAAGCTCCTCCCGTGCTCCCCACgggcaccctaacaggctgaccgccagccaccctgcctgtcagaggagcacgcagcggctcagacacatgtggggacactcaagacaccgcgggctgtgggcagaggcctgactgtgccgaggagggggtgggtgctcaCCTGGGGAGCCGCTGGTCCGTGGTCGGCTGGTCAGCGTcctcgggaggatgggtggccTCGGGAGCGCCCCGGCTGGTGTTTGGGGCCGGTTCCATGCGTGCGGTgcgctttctccccttcctcctcacgcCTGTCCGGGGAGCCCTGcgcctggggacctcagtcccatggCGAGTTGGCTCAGGTTCAcgctgaggggggcagcagggagatagtcagtgggaaacccaggaccCACCAGGGTGAGGGAGGTTTGCAGCTCACCcgagagcccccagccccctggggtgcGAGCAAGGAGCGGCACGGGGTGCCCCCGGGATCGAGGTTCCAGGCCCTCCGGAGTGGGTCTGTTGGCCAATctcgtggggcagccctgggagggccctggcaggttaccaggcttggaatggggtcctggggtgtaggcagcctgccccaggtccagggagatggagtaggtgaatccatcccCCAGCGCCTCCTcgctccccagggtggagctctgcaaagccagCGCCCTGTAGCTGGGGAGCAGGCACCCGGGACTGCgtggacctccccgcagggggcAGTGTGGGCCCCAAACTGTGCCCCTGAGATCAGGCACAGAGGGCCATCTGCCTAGACATCCAGTCCCTGGGGGAAGAAGAGGACACCCCCCGGGCTCAGGAtgaacatgtgggtggaagtacctggtcccaacactcacctccacgTCCTGAGTGCTGAGACCAGAGCcgtgacactgactgccccgctagggggccaccacctcacaacgtgctgccacccaggaacgGCCCCCCTcatccccagccttcagtccccccatgccccacGCCCACCGCAAACAAACACACAGGAAAGGCCGGCAGGAAGCTCAGCCCGGGACGGCTCACACagtggcctggccctggaggggcccgctctgggccgccctgtgttacctcggggctcctcgggagacacgGACAGAGGCGGTGGAGGAGGCCACTGAGCcagcgcccacagcgagcaggaagactctccctctcggcttccctgactcccacgccttcagaaggctccgcaaaacaagaccgcatgttgctctgtcgagcgcctccggtcaagtgagcaggactggggtctgcggcCAGGATCTGGGTTCCGTctgggtcacaattcaggttctactgggcgtgtcttgAGTGACATCACCTCTTCAAGGGTCCACTTCCAGGGCCCCTACCTGCATTCAGACatgcccacatgcccctctgggctgctgactgcccaccctcctggcccttgccatgcatgagtacacagatctccaccagagccctcccctcgctctttggcaatgacaccagggtcccagctctgaggagacaagagctgagctcaggcctctttttctccccagttccctgtcctgctgaggccacggtacctcccaggagctgcccaacgtcccaacctgcacaggcagggtcacgccagacattcctccctagggacatccccagggatacaCGGACGACACCTAAaactcctgggggctggtgtcacgtgTGTCTGATGCACAGACTCAGAGGTGGAACAGCACGCAAGTCAGTCCGGGGTctgggccttgtgatcttgggcaagtcacttcccctctaGGCCATGTTCAGGTGTGCACCTTGAAGGGGCGGCAATGAGAGGAGATCCAGGTGTTGCCATCTCCTGGCGTCCACCTTCCACAGttccaggctgctctcaaactaggtgcttttcagaccaatcagtaAGTGGGGCAGAGTAGCACACTGGACATGAGGTCtgtgctgcctctgaaatccgaggtgatctaccaggctgctgtgccgtgtgtgtgtgtgtgtgtgtgtgtgtgtgtgtgttggagggcgTGCAGATACAGCATCTTATTCATCACCTTAGAAGGGAGAGCTTTGCATGCCCACAAGATAGACCTCTAGATACTTCTATAAGAtga contains the following coding sequences:
- the LOC140845661 gene encoding uncharacterized protein isoform X2; amino-acid sequence: MGSQDRHAGSGRGRGRCLDRQGSAQRPGPHKGGPGGQCGWKDQASHSATPRPYPSPRIGWARHLAWEPEHAPSTIDASQLSSTLVGQVLHHLVQEEHLGPTVAELEDPRHMQLAPETRAGPAAWLEPVRELPETPVLERREVSPASAAAEPEDVPAVASAQGPGPELEPHEPAGLGPRAPAGMAPGVAEPGPDPEPASPWDILGGVSGPELEPHETLDAGPVAPAGTAQGLAKVELDPEPTSPCAVSTRNVLREDEPPILVFPPRLVGQQLSLRFLGLYKDILECKKFIQDQPQMGDTGCLAPTIQRLLMECDTLINVVTTTCLMTPSMMAQERARVVEFWIWVAMESLSLRNHIALRAILSALQRPAIHRLHSTWGHVSCVCLALYEKLKTRDNWVHRKRLFKEMTFTLMQMLWDRMGPDVRKRKGMVPYLGLILYDFVYKHLENDEEVSEPRGAQGGRMVSFREERASVSPDLSAPGHPHS
- the LOC140845661 gene encoding uncharacterized protein isoform X1; the protein is MRSCFAEPSEGVGVREAERESLPARCGRWLSGLLHRLCPCLPRSPEREPEPTRHGTEVPRRRAPRTGVRRKGRKRTARMEPAPNTSRGAPEATHPPEDADQPTTDQRLPRSQPGSVTGDALTASSCNGGHDGSEEELKTPRMGRAGCLAWEPERAPSVHLTQLSSTLVGQVLHHLVQEEHLGPTVAELEDPRHMQLAPETRAGPAAWLEPVRELPETPVLERREVSPASAAAEPEDVPAVASAQGPGPELEPHEPAGLGPRAPAGMAPGVAEPGPDPEPASPWDILGGVSGPELEPHETLDAGPVAPAGTAQGLAKVELDPEPTSPCAVSTRNVLREDEPPILVFPPRLVGQQLSLRFLGLYKDILECKKFIQDQPQMGDTGCLAPTIQRLLMECDTLINVVTTTCLMTPSMMAQERARVVEFWIWVAMESLSLRNHIALRAILSALQRPAIHRLHSTWGHVSCVCLALYEKLKTRDNWVHRKRLFKEMTFTLMQMLWDRMGPDVRKRKGMVPYLGLILYDFVYKHLENDEEVSEPRGAQGGRMVSFREERASVSPDLSAPGHPHS